The genomic DNA AATTTACTTGCCTTTGGCAGTATCTTTGATCTTTTGGAATGAAATCATCCTATCtcttctccaaaaaaaaaaaaacctttcaACCAAGTTAATAAGTAATCACTATACCTAAGATCCTACAACTTTCCCACATAAACTATTTAGTATGAGATTTACTAACTTGAATCTAAAAGGGGGGATTCATGAGTTACATGAGGCAAAATTTCAGTCGTTtagtttttgtaatttatgcCCTTTCCATCATGTGAACAGTGCCTGAGAATCTGATTTCAGATCTCACAGCCaccaaaactaataaaatctGTCCCTAAATCATTGTTTTGCCTCACTTCGCCTACCAACTCATCTTCCTCCAAAATTATCTTGCGATTAAATGTTGCCATAGATGCAGTGACAGAAAGGCTAAAAGCAAGCTGAGTGCAATCAAATACTctcttcaattaaattttttttaaaagcagTGAATGACATTAGAACTTGCTCGTGCACACAATTGATGAGGAATATACTTAATCATCATGGaaaactttaataattttctttatttaccaAATGAACGATTAACCTACAGAGTCCACTGGTATGGTTGAAAGTATCAGTTTAATAAGCACTTGGTCTACCAGCCCTACCTAGCAAAATCAACTAAATAGCAACACTTCTATTTATTCATGCAAAATGAAATCCAAAAGCAACCTGCGTGGGAGGTTCCCCACTTGGTGTATGGGTAAGAAGTACTGTAACTttattaaaagtgaaaaacaTTTAGGCAACTTCTGTATTCATAATCATGGTTACTTGTTTACATTCAGAAGAACAAGtatcaaataaaaactacTATCAAAGGAACACGTCAGTAAGCTCACCAGGGTTGGGAAAGAACCTTCTTCGATCATTAGGACATGCAACAAAAAGGGCATTTTGTGGGTTAAAAATAGCCTTGCAGACCAGCAAAAACCACTCTCGCAAGACACCAGGGCCCGTAGCCTCCTCATTTTTGAATAGCACGAATAGTCCATGGCGTAGAGCCTCAACACTCGCATTTGTGATGTACTCAAAAGATTCTTCCAATAATTGGGACCTATCAATCAGCATTTCCTGCAGTTCCTCATAATCCTCTGTTGGCTCAGGAAACATAAGCATTGACAGATGTCTTCTAGATTCAGAATTTATTACATCCTTGTGGCAAAGAATCCACGAATAATCATCAGCTCGCTTTGCAAATCTAATAATGAGCTCACAAATAGAAGATTTCCTTGGCCTCATGATTGCCCAAAATTCTTCTTTAAGACCCTGGAAAAGAAGGGAGATGTCATTCAATTCTTTTAGAATTGGAAGATACTGAGACCATCCTATGTAGGGGATTACACAGTTCCCCTTTCCTTTGTCGGTCAAGAAAGCTTCCATTCCTTGAAGACATATATCCATCTGTTTCAACAAACtaagatatatattatgaaGAAATTCACCCTCTTCTCCATAAGAAGAATCCCTAAAGCCTCCCCTATCCAGTGGCACATTCTTGGAGCCATGAAAACTCAATTTCTCTGGAATTGCATTGCGTAAAGGAAGTAAAAATGCTGTAAAATCACTAATATCAGTCACAGAAGGCCCTGCACTTGTGGGAGACCGTATGCTTGAGGATAAGTCGATGGACAATTTATTGGCCAGTTCATTAACAAACGGAAAAAGCTCGGGCGTTTTGATGGGTCCCCAAACACTTTCTAAGCATCTCATCCCGCGACTATTGCCATCAGTTTCCAACAATGAGCCCAGTGTACTGCGGCATAAAACATATAAACTGTCCTCCGGAGTATCTCTCCTAagcaaattacaaaattctaATACTATAATCGCACAGCACTTTTTTAACGATTTGGGAACTGAATGACAAAGCAAATCCATAAAATGCTTAATCAAATTATCAGCACAATCTGTATTTCCTTTAATCGGAGACAAATAAAGCATCACTAGCGCTGCTGGGGCAGAAAGGGACAAGAAAACCTGGAGTTGCTTCATTGCCGGATCTAAGTCCGTTTGCGTAGCCAAACTTAAGAAATCGGTCATCAAGGTAGTGAGAATTTCCGAAGCAGAAAACACAACCTCCCCCCTATAAAGTCGTAGAACCAATGAAACCATGTCGTCAACAATCTGCCAAGCTTTCGGATGCTCCGTGCTCCTCATGCGACCAACTAATTGCAGCTCGGCATTGTTCTGTATCGAACACTCGCGTAGTGACTGTTCGTGCTGGAGTTGCCTTCCCCTATATATCAACCTCTGCTCAAAAACTGGTATGCGCGTAATAGATTGTATCCGCTCATGAAGCGACATCACTGTATCGTTAGTATTGGCGAGCATTACCATAGTATTCCCGACGGACATCGTTCTGACAAAAAATTGCAACTCGTGCGGAGAGAGAATGGGCTTTAGTGAGGTTTCTGCCGCCATAGAGGTCGAGGAATCATCAAAACCCCGATACTCAAAGTCGGAGCTAGTTCCTTCACCCAACCGTCCATCAAAAGAGGAGTCGATCGCACTCGTTTCGTCTTTCTTCATTCTGATAGAAATTAAGTCAAACAACGGAGCGTCCTCGTCCTCGTCGTCAAGACTGGCAGCATAGTCATCTAACTTGCGCTTGGACGAGACGCAAGGATGACGGTGACCCTGAGAGTTGTGGCGATTAAGCAGGCAGTGTTCGGCGTCGGCAGTACCGCTGTTGATGTGGACCCGTTCGACGGTGGCAGGAAATTCGGCGATAGACATTGAAGGTGGGCCACCACCACCAAGTAAAACAGAAGGCCGATCAACGTGAAAAGCCGGAGCACATAAATAGATAGAAGGCAGGTACGGCGGGCGGCGATCGGCGATCGGCGAAGGTCGGAGAGAACGTGAAGAATGAAAGgggaagaaaattgaagtagTTCACGTCGGAGTCGTCATCACCAACCACTGCGAAATTTCTGCAAATGGTAATAACACTTTCCTATTTAGAAGCCGATAATGCTCTGGTGCATCAGTTACACCGTAACTTCACTGTATCGAACATGGTTTATACAGCTGTACGGCCCTGATCTCTCCACTTTGCAGTTCAAGTTCATCCCCATAGAAATCCGACCGTCCGGATTTCAAGTTcctttttaaatcaaaattaaaatagtagtaattaacatgtttttattttttattttttattttttattgaagcCATAAATAAATGAGTGTGCTTAGGGTCTAAGCTACTTGGGCAACATGGATCAGACGAACGGATGACAAGATTCTACtcttctgataccatttttcaACTCCCTCCTTCCCTATTCCAGTAACCAACAATGTCTGATCATGGTGGGTAGGCTAATGAATCCCTCATTTCTCGTCTTGATTTCGCCTCGCAACTTCtcaatttttccatttcatttctatATTATGAACCCTAATCTTCCCATTCTAATCATATCTGCAAACAAAAAATCGTCTGATTTTAGATTCGCTTCAAGAGTTCCTTGCCGCTGCTGTCGATGCTGCCAAGAAAGCCGGTCAGGTCAGTCTTTGTTCTTGCTTACGATCGTGTACTCGTTTCGCTTtccaaatcaatttttactgttgattttggtttttctccgattttaattttatttcgttTCTTGTAGTTGATTCGTGAGAAATTCTACTTAACCAAACATGTCGTACACAAAGGAGAGGTACCGCTTTGTTGTCGTCATTATCAGTGTCGAATTTGAATCCGTTTTTTGTTTATGGATTCTACTATGTTTTGTCTTGGAATACAGGTGGATTTGGTCACTGAAACTGACAAAGCTTGTGAAGATCTTGTATTTGGTCATCTCAAGCAGCGTTTTCCATCGCACAAGGTAGAGTTTTAGTCAGTTTCTTCATGGGAAAGCCCTGTAATCTTGACTGGACTGTGACCTTATTTGGTTCAATCGTTCATTGTTTTAGTTTATTGGTGAAGAAACTACAGCTGCTAATGGTGCTGTAGAGCTGACTGATGAGCCCACATGGATAGTAGATCCCATCGATGGAACTACTAACTTTGTTCACGGGTGCTAATTTATCTATGCTCTGTGGTTATCCAAtcttatttcttgtttataaAAATCTCGTTAACTTTCTAAAAAATTGTCAGGTTTCCCTTTGTTTGTGTCTCAATTGGTTTAACTATTGGCAAAGTTCCAACAGTTGGTGTTGTATTCAATCCAATCATTGATGAGGTGAGGAAATGTGTGACTGTTAGAACAGTATAGTTTGGATTCTGCTTTATAATGTCTGAAACTTTAcacttattttgatttgatcttTGTACTTCTAATATTGGCTATCTTATCAGCTTTTATTGGCCAAAGTCATTTATAGTTCTATTCAATCGTGTCTGTATCATGTGTAGCTTTTTACTGGCATTCGTGGACAAGGGGCGTATCTCAATGGGAAAGCCATTAAAGGTGAGTTCATGTGATCTTTTAAGTTCTACCTTTCAAGCAAAAACACTAGACATGGTTTGTAGTAACCCATCCacccctagcagatattgtctttcttgggctttccctctcggacttccccttaaggtttttaaaacgcgtctgctatgtcaaggtttttaaaacgtgtctgctaggtcAAGGTTTCTACAttgttataaagaatgttccgttttcctccccaaccattgtgagatcccacatcgattggagagaggaacgaatgcgagcgaggacgctgggccccgaagggaggaggattgtgagatcccacatcggttggggaggagaacgaaacattctttataagggtgtgaaaatacCTCCTtagcagatacgttttaaaaaccttgaggggaaagcttaaaagagaaagcccaagaTGACAATAATATCTAGtggggcttgagctgttacatggATAGTTTTGTCACATCACATCAAATTCTTAAATGAATTTCTACATACTGCAGTATCCTCCCAAGATGAACTAATGAAATCTCTTCTGGCAATTGAGGTAAAACTCAGCATTCAAATCAAGATCTTATAGCACACTTCAAATTAAAGAGTGAAAACAGGGTTAAATCGCTTATGgtttttaataaacaaatttgaataacaCGAAAAACCAATCGTAACTGTTGAATGCTGGATGAACAGATTGCAGCGACACGTGACAAATCGTATATAGATGCTACTACTGGCAGAATCAATAGGCTTCTCTTTAAGGTGCATTTTTAAGCTCATTTGAAAGTTGACATCTTAGTTCAATCAAAATGGCTTTGGTTTATTATCATCAGTCTCTATCTATTATGCTTGTAGGCGAGATCTCTTAGGATAAGTGGATCATGTGCATTAAGTCTCTGCGACATTGCGTGTGGAAGAATGGatctattttatataaatggCTATGGAGGTCCTTGGGACGTGGCTGCTGGCGCCGTGATCGTCATGGAAGCTGGAGGATTGGTCTATGACCCGTAAGTAATCACACGGAATTTCTTTTCATGCTATCATTTGCTTTCTTCAGAGCTGAAAagcttgtttgtttgtttgtttgttttggggTTCTTGCTTCAGATCTGGTACAGAATTTGATATCACAGCAACGAGAGTTGCTTCCTCTAATCCACTTCTGAAGGAGGCATTTGTTGAAGCTTTGGCACATCCTTGACGAGAGTGTATCTTCAAGCTTATAGTCGAATCCGTGCAGAGTGGAAATGGGCTCGAGGTAAACAAGAGCCCAAGAGCCCAGTGGGCTTGAATTAATGGGCTGATGTTAATCCAAGTCCATTAGAACGGAAGAGAAGGAATTGTAGGGGCTAGGAAGTGGGCttgaataaatgattttttttttcaaaattcaaaaacattattaaaacgTTCATgggtattttatttaatttaagattttgtttcaatatggaggttaattaaaaatatatattaaaaacattaaattatattcctCCACATAAATGTATGATGGATATTAAATAATTCTGGCTAATTGTAGGGGTCTAGGTAGAGGTATGTGAGTTGGAGGTGGGCCCAAAAGCCAACCAAAAAGGATTATTATGgcttttttttcaaagaaaatatgtagCAATTCCTTAGACCATTTATTGAACTATAtctccaaataaaatatatcattttttaatttgaattaaatttaaaattttattacagtaataatatgaaaaagtgGGTGAGAGATTAAAGTTGATGggaataatgaaaatgaattttgaagaaaaaatatgaaaaattaaatgagaaaaaaaaaagtgaggttgacttttttggaaaaataattaaatgatgGTAGAAAG from Cucurbita pepo subsp. pepo cultivar mu-cu-16 unplaced genomic scaffold, ASM280686v2 Cp4.1_scaffold000836, whole genome shotgun sequence includes the following:
- the LOC111785921 gene encoding E3 ubiquitin-protein ligase UPL5-like; protein product: MSIAEFPATVERVHINSGTADAEHCLLNRHNSQGHRHPCVSSKRKLDDYAASLDDEDEDAPLFDLISIRMKKDETSAIDSSFDGRLGEGTSSDFEYRGFDDSSTSMAAETSLKPILSPHELQFFVRTMSVGNTMVMLANTNDTVMSLHERIQSITRIPVFEQRLIYRGRQLQHEQSLRECSIQNNAELQLVGRMRSTEHPKAWQIVDDMVSLVLRLYRGEVVFSASEILTTLMTDFLSLATQTDLDPAMKQLQVFLSLSAPAALVMLYLSPIKGNTDCADNLIKHFMDLLCHSVPKSLKKCCAIIVLEFCNLLRRDTPEDSLYVLCRSTLGSLLETDGNSRGMRCLESVWGPIKTPELFPFVNELANKLSIDLSSSIRSPTSAGPSVTDISDFTAFLLPLRNAIPEKLSFHGSKNVPLDRGGFRDSSYGEEGEFLHNIYLSLLKQMDICLQGMEAFLTDKGKGNCVIPYIGWSQYLPILKELNDISLLFQGLKEEFWAIMRPRKSSICELIIRFAKRADDYSWILCHKDVINSESRRHLSMLMFPEPTEDYEELQEMLIDRSQLLEESFEYITNASVEALRHGLFVLFKNEEATGPGVLREWFLLVCKAIFNPQNALFVACPNDRRRFFPNPVSKVDPMHLSYFSFSGRVIALALMHNVQVGVVFDRVFFLQLAG
- the LOC111785922 gene encoding inositol monophosphatase 1-like isoform X1; translation: MSDHDSLQEFLAAAVDAAKKAGQLIREKFYLTKHVVHKGEVDLVTETDKACEDLVFGHLKQRFPSHKFIGEETTAANGAVELTDEPTWIVDPIDGTTNFVHGFPFVCVSIGLTIGKVPTVGVVFNPIIDELFTGIRGQGAYLNGKAIKVSSQDELMKSLLAIEIAATRDKSYIDATTGRINRLLFKARSLRISGSCALSLCDIACGRMDLFYINGYGGPWDVAAGAVIVMEAGGLVYDPSGTEFDITATRVASSNPLLKEAFVEALAHP
- the LOC111785922 gene encoding inositol monophosphatase 1-like isoform X2; this encodes MVDSLQEFLAAAVDAAKKAGQLIREKFYLTKHVVHKGEVDLVTETDKACEDLVFGHLKQRFPSHKFIGEETTAANGAVELTDEPTWIVDPIDGTTNFVHGFPFVCVSIGLTIGKVPTVGVVFNPIIDELFTGIRGQGAYLNGKAIKVSSQDELMKSLLAIEIAATRDKSYIDATTGRINRLLFKARSLRISGSCALSLCDIACGRMDLFYINGYGGPWDVAAGAVIVMEAGGLVYDPSGTEFDITATRVASSNPLLKEAFVEALAHP